The Thiothrix subterranea genome has a segment encoding these proteins:
- the argS gene encoding arginine--tRNA ligase, with the protein MNIRQLLDDRITAALHTLGAPDTVTAIVKPSARPEFGDYQANGVMAAAKQLKTNPRELATRLLETLDLSDLADKLEVAGPGFINIYLKNKWLSEALGGRMPFAPTGDGRGEWHSPSSQTIVVDYSGPNLAKEMHVGHLRSTIIGDAVARVLEFQGHKVIRQNHVGDWGTQFGMLIAHMVSLTDKTRGVSEVEPQLADLETFYREAKQRFDAETDFANTARDYVVKLQAGDAECHGLWQQFIDISLHHCEEVYERLGVSLSRADVMPESAYNADLANIVSELQVQGLLVENQGAQCAFLDEFKNKDGSITPIIVQKTGGGYLYATTDLAALRYRSGVLNIDRALYFTDARQALHFQQVFLLARKAGFVREGVALEHMPFGNMQGEDGKPFKTRTGGTVKLVDLLVEAEERAFTLVTEKNPELGEAERHEIARTVGIGAVKYADLSKNRNSDYIFNWETMLSFEGNTAPYLQYAYARIKSIFRRSGVDAEAISSSISLHEIAERTLAMKLLQFTEATDSVAKEGLPNHLCTYLYELAGNFMSFYEACPILKDGVAEDVRNSRLQLANLTAQTLQTGLGLLGIGVLERM; encoded by the coding sequence ATGAATATTCGCCAACTGCTTGATGACCGCATTACCGCCGCGCTGCACACACTCGGCGCACCTGACACCGTGACCGCCATTGTGAAACCTTCCGCCCGCCCCGAATTCGGCGACTACCAAGCCAACGGCGTAATGGCAGCCGCCAAGCAGTTGAAAACCAACCCGCGAGAACTCGCCACCCGATTGCTGGAAACGCTGGATTTGTCCGATCTCGCCGACAAACTCGAAGTCGCAGGCCCCGGTTTTATCAATATCTATTTGAAAAATAAGTGGTTATCAGAAGCATTGGGAGGGCGAATGCCATTCGCCCCTACGGGGGATGGTAGGGGCGAATGGCATTCGCCCTCTTCACAAACCATCGTGGTCGATTATTCGGGGCCGAATCTCGCCAAGGAAATGCACGTCGGGCATTTGCGCTCCACCATCATCGGTGATGCTGTTGCCCGCGTCCTCGAATTCCAGGGACACAAGGTTATTCGCCAAAACCACGTCGGCGATTGGGGAACACAGTTCGGAATGCTGATCGCGCACATGGTCAGCCTTACCGACAAAACCCGTGGGGTGAGCGAAGTCGAACCCCAACTCGCCGACCTCGAAACCTTCTACCGCGAAGCCAAACAGCGTTTCGATGCCGAAACCGACTTTGCCAACACCGCCCGCGATTACGTGGTGAAACTGCAAGCCGGTGACGCAGAATGCCATGGCTTGTGGCAGCAATTCATCGACATTTCCTTGCACCATTGCGAAGAGGTTTATGAGCGTTTGGGCGTGTCCCTGAGCCGTGCGGATGTGATGCCGGAAAGTGCCTACAACGCTGATTTAGCCAATATTGTTAGCGAGTTGCAGGTGCAAGGCTTGCTGGTGGAAAATCAGGGCGCACAATGCGCGTTTCTCGATGAATTCAAAAACAAAGACGGCAGCATTACGCCGATCATTGTGCAGAAAACCGGCGGCGGCTATTTGTATGCGACCACTGACCTTGCGGCATTGCGTTACCGTAGCGGGGTGCTGAACATTGACCGTGCTTTGTATTTCACCGATGCCCGCCAAGCGTTGCATTTCCAGCAAGTGTTCCTGTTGGCACGTAAAGCCGGATTTGTGCGCGAAGGCGTGGCGCTCGAACACATGCCGTTCGGCAACATGCAGGGCGAAGATGGCAAACCGTTCAAAACCCGTACTGGCGGCACGGTCAAGTTGGTGGATTTGTTGGTGGAGGCGGAAGAACGGGCGTTCACCCTCGTCACCGAAAAGAACCCGGAATTGGGTGAGGCGGAACGCCATGAGATTGCGCGTACTGTTGGCATTGGCGCGGTCAAATACGCCGACCTGTCCAAAAACCGCAACTCGGATTATATTTTTAACTGGGAAACTATGCTGAGTTTTGAGGGCAATACTGCGCCGTATTTGCAGTATGCGTATGCGCGGATTAAGAGCATTTTCCGTCGCTCAGGTGTGGATGCGGAGGCGATTAGCTCCTCCATTTCGCTGCATGAAATCGCTGAACGTACCTTGGCGATGAAGTTGCTGCAATTCACTGAGGCGACGGATAGCGTGGCGAAAGAGGGTTTGCCGAACCATCTTTGCACGTATTTGTATGAGTTGGCGGGTAACTTCATGAGCTTCTATGAAGCTTGCCCGATCTTGAAAGACGGTGTGGCGGAGGACGTGCGTAACAGCCGTTTGCAGTTGGCGAATTTGACGGCGCAAACCCTGCAAACTGGCTTGGGTTTGCTGGGGATTGGGGTGTTGGAGCGGATGTGA
- a CDS encoding BrnA antitoxin family protein: MTHYPVTNRYSAEVVEFFKASGDGWQTRMDAVLREYVTQHKAA; the protein is encoded by the coding sequence CTGACCCACTACCCAGTAACTAACCGTTACAGTGCGGAAGTAGTGGAGTTTTTCAAAGCATCCGGTGATGGCTGGCAAACTCGCATGGACGCTGTGCTGCGCGAGTATGTCACGCAGCACAAGGCAGCCTGA
- a CDS encoding helix-turn-helix domain-containing protein: MNNPTFRCRQRAQAILLSVRGFTLIQLWSILDVRRDAISEWITRWEEGLIGLYDRPRSGCPPIYTETEVELLKTLVDEEPRQIKTAQTKLADMTQKVASYLWKRMRKSLKDKRDPVAFKREQETQAFLHQQVAAGKLLI; encoded by the coding sequence ATGAATAACCCAACGTTCCGTTGCCGTCAACGCGCCCAAGCGATCCTGTTGAGTGTACGCGGTTTCACACTCATTCAATTGTGGTCGATACTGGATGTGCGGCGTGATGCCATCAGTGAGTGGATAACGCGCTGGGAAGAAGGTCTAATCGGGCTTTACGACCGTCCCCGCTCTGGTTGCCCCCCGATATACACAGAAACCGAAGTAGAGTTGTTGAAAACCTTGGTGGACGAAGAACCACGCCAAATCAAGACTGCCCAAACCAAACTGGCTGATATGACCCAGAAAGTAGCCAGTTACCTCTGGAAGCGGATGCGTAAGTCATTGAAAGATAAACGTGACCCAGTGGCTTTCAAGCGTGAGCAAGAAACTCAAGCATTCCTCCACCAGCAAGTGGCAGCAGGCAAGTTGCTTATTTAA
- a CDS encoding IS982 family transposase has product MLTRLFCAIDDFCQDFHPEWNKTLLTPKGGHRRRHSGLGDSEIMTILVHYHQVGYRTFKWYYERHVKVFLKGYFPQLPSYQRFIELMPRVLLPLTLFMQHRCETGRGIAFIDSTPLKVCENLRIPRHHTFRKEAGRGKSSTGWFYGFKLHLVVDDCGNILSFAITSGNTDDRKPVPTLLKKVVGKVFGDRGYISKALTESLAEQGVEWITSLKKNMKPVARDTFDTLMLRKRSIIETINDQLKNISQIEHSRHRSLTNYMINIIAGLVAYAYQDKKPALDLKTSALVVI; this is encoded by the coding sequence ATGCTAACACGGTTATTCTGTGCCATTGACGATTTTTGTCAGGACTTTCATCCCGAATGGAACAAAACGTTATTGACCCCGAAAGGCGGGCATCGTCGTCGCCACAGTGGTCTTGGCGATAGTGAAATTATGACGATTTTGGTGCATTACCACCAAGTGGGGTATCGTACTTTCAAGTGGTATTATGAGCGTCATGTCAAAGTATTTCTTAAGGGTTATTTCCCGCAACTCCCTAGTTATCAACGTTTTATTGAGTTAATGCCGCGTGTTCTTTTGCCACTAACCCTGTTTATGCAGCACCGCTGTGAAACGGGACGAGGTATTGCCTTCATAGACTCTACCCCCTTGAAAGTCTGTGAAAATTTGCGTATTCCACGTCATCACACCTTTCGCAAAGAGGCAGGGCGGGGTAAATCGTCAACAGGCTGGTTTTATGGGTTCAAACTTCATTTGGTCGTGGATGACTGCGGCAATATTTTATCGTTTGCCATTACTTCGGGTAATACCGATGACCGTAAGCCCGTTCCCACGTTGCTGAAAAAAGTGGTCGGCAAAGTCTTTGGTGATCGTGGCTACATTTCCAAGGCATTGACAGAATCGTTGGCAGAGCAAGGGGTTGAATGGATTACCTCGCTGAAGAAAAACATGAAACCCGTGGCGCGTGACACGTTCGATACACTGATGTTGCGTAAACGGAGCATCATCGAAACCATCAATGATCAGTTGAAAAATATTTCACAAATTGAGCATTCACGCCACCGTTCACTCACTAACTATATGATTAACATCATTGCTGGCTTGGTGGCATATGCCTATCAAGATAAAAAACCAGCACTGGATTTAAAAACATCAGCACTGGTTGTGATCTAA